One genomic segment of Pseudorasbora parva isolate DD20220531a chromosome 6, ASM2467924v1, whole genome shotgun sequence includes these proteins:
- the eno1a gene encoding enolase 1a, (alpha) isoform X1, translating into MSILKIHAREIFDSRGNPTVEVDLYTKKGLFRAAVPSGASTGIYEALELRDNDKTRYLGKGVSKAVEHINKTIAPALVSQSVSVLEQEKIDKLMLDMDGTDNKSKFGANAILGVSLAVCKAGAAEKGVPLYRHIADLAGNPEVILPVPAFNVINGGSHAGNKLAMQEFMILPVGASSFKEAMRIGAEVYHNLKNVIKQKYGQDATNVGDEGGFAPNILENKEALELLKNAIGKAGYTDKIVIGMDVAASEFYKGGKYDLDFKSPDDPSRYISPDQLADLYRSFVKDYPVVSIEDPFDQDDWEAWTNFTASTNIQVVGDDLTVTNPKRISKAVSDKACNCLLLKVNQIGSVTESLQACKMAQSNGWGVMVSHRSGETEDTFIADLVVGLCTGQIKTGAPCRSERLAKYNQLLRIEEELGDKARFAGKNFRKPI; encoded by the exons ATGTCTATCCTGAAGATCCATGCTCGTGAAATCTTTGACTCCCGTGGAAACCCCACTGTGGAGGTTGATCTCTACACCAAGAAAG GTCTCTTCAGAGCTGCAGTGCCCAGTGGCGCATCTACCGGCATCTATGAAGCCCTTGAACTCCGCGACAATGATAAGACACGTTATCTGGGCAAAG GTGTCTCAAAAGCTGTTGAGCATATCAATAAAACAATTGCACCTGCTCTGGTTAGCCAG AGCGTTTCAGTCTTGGAGCAGGAGAAGATTGATAAGCTGATGCTTGATATGGATGGCACAGACAACAAGT CAAAGTTTGGTGCTAATGCCATCCTGGGCGTTTCCCTGGCTGTGTGCAAGGCTGGTGCTGCAGAGAAAGGCGTCCCCCTCTACCGCCACATCGCAGACCTTGCTGGCAACCCTGAAGTCATCCTCCCAGTCCCT GCCTTCAACGTTATCAACGGCGGCTCCCACGCCGGCAACAAGCTGGCCATGCAGGAGTTCATGATCCTGCCTGTCGGTGCCAGCAGCTTCAAAGAAGCCATGCGCATTGGTGCTGAGGTCTATCACAACCTGAAGAATGTCATCAAGCAGAAGTACGGCCAAGATGCCACCAATGTGGGCGATGAAGGTGGCTTCGCCCCCAACATCCTTGAGAACAAAGAAG CCCTGGAGCTGCTGAAGAATGCCATTGGCAAAGCCGGTTACACCGACAAGATTGTGATCGGCATGGATGTGGCCGCCTCTGAGTTCTACAAAGGTGGCAAGTACGACTTGGACTTCAAATCACCTGATGACCCCAGCCGTTATATCAGCCCTGACCAGCTGGCTGACCTCTACAGGAGCTTTGTTAAGGATTATCCTG TCGTCTCCATTGAGGATCCATTTGACCAGGATGATTGGGAGGCCTGGACCAACTTCACTGCCAGCACTAACATCCAGGTGGTGGGTGATGACCTCACAGTGACCAACCCCAAGCGCATCTCCAAAGCTGTGTCTGATAAAGCCTGCAACTGCCTGCTGCTCAAAGTCAACCAGATTGGCTCAGTCACCGAGTCCCTTCAGGC CTGCAAGATGGCCCAGTCTAATGGATGGGGCGTAATGGTCAGCCACCGTTCTGGAGAAACAGAGGACACCTTCATCGCTGACCTTGTGGTTGGACTCTGCACTGGCCAG ATCAAGACTGGTGCTCCCTGCCGGTCTGAGCGTCTGGCCAAGTACAATCAGCTGCTGAG GATTGAGGAGGAGCTTGGTGACAAGGCTCGTTTCGCTGGCAAGAACTTCAGGAAGCCCATCTGA
- the eno1a gene encoding enolase 1a, (alpha) isoform X2, producing the protein MSILKIHAREIFDSRGNPTVEVDLYTKKGLFRAAVPSGASTGIYEALELRDNDKTRYLGKGVKRAVKYVNEFLAPALCNQSVSVLEQEKIDKLMLDMDGTDNKSKFGANAILGVSLAVCKAGAAEKGVPLYRHIADLAGNPEVILPVPAFNVINGGSHAGNKLAMQEFMILPVGASSFKEAMRIGAEVYHNLKNVIKQKYGQDATNVGDEGGFAPNILENKEALELLKNAIGKAGYTDKIVIGMDVAASEFYKGGKYDLDFKSPDDPSRYISPDQLADLYRSFVKDYPVVSIEDPFDQDDWEAWTNFTASTNIQVVGDDLTVTNPKRISKAVSDKACNCLLLKVNQIGSVTESLQACKMAQSNGWGVMVSHRSGETEDTFIADLVVGLCTGQIKTGAPCRSERLAKYNQLLRIEEELGDKARFAGKNFRKPI; encoded by the exons ATGTCTATCCTGAAGATCCATGCTCGTGAAATCTTTGACTCCCGTGGAAACCCCACTGTGGAGGTTGATCTCTACACCAAGAAAG GTCTCTTCAGAGCTGCAGTGCCCAGTGGCGCATCTACCGGCATCTATGAAGCCCTTGAACTCCGCGACAATGATAAGACACGTTATCTGGGCAAAG GGGTGAAAAGAGCTGTTAAATATGTAAATGAGTTCTTGGCCCCTGCTTTGTGTAATCAG AGCGTTTCAGTCTTGGAGCAGGAGAAGATTGATAAGCTGATGCTTGATATGGATGGCACAGACAACAAGT CAAAGTTTGGTGCTAATGCCATCCTGGGCGTTTCCCTGGCTGTGTGCAAGGCTGGTGCTGCAGAGAAAGGCGTCCCCCTCTACCGCCACATCGCAGACCTTGCTGGCAACCCTGAAGTCATCCTCCCAGTCCCT GCCTTCAACGTTATCAACGGCGGCTCCCACGCCGGCAACAAGCTGGCCATGCAGGAGTTCATGATCCTGCCTGTCGGTGCCAGCAGCTTCAAAGAAGCCATGCGCATTGGTGCTGAGGTCTATCACAACCTGAAGAATGTCATCAAGCAGAAGTACGGCCAAGATGCCACCAATGTGGGCGATGAAGGTGGCTTCGCCCCCAACATCCTTGAGAACAAAGAAG CCCTGGAGCTGCTGAAGAATGCCATTGGCAAAGCCGGTTACACCGACAAGATTGTGATCGGCATGGATGTGGCCGCCTCTGAGTTCTACAAAGGTGGCAAGTACGACTTGGACTTCAAATCACCTGATGACCCCAGCCGTTATATCAGCCCTGACCAGCTGGCTGACCTCTACAGGAGCTTTGTTAAGGATTATCCTG TCGTCTCCATTGAGGATCCATTTGACCAGGATGATTGGGAGGCCTGGACCAACTTCACTGCCAGCACTAACATCCAGGTGGTGGGTGATGACCTCACAGTGACCAACCCCAAGCGCATCTCCAAAGCTGTGTCTGATAAAGCCTGCAACTGCCTGCTGCTCAAAGTCAACCAGATTGGCTCAGTCACCGAGTCCCTTCAGGC CTGCAAGATGGCCCAGTCTAATGGATGGGGCGTAATGGTCAGCCACCGTTCTGGAGAAACAGAGGACACCTTCATCGCTGACCTTGTGGTTGGACTCTGCACTGGCCAG ATCAAGACTGGTGCTCCCTGCCGGTCTGAGCGTCTGGCCAAGTACAATCAGCTGCTGAG GATTGAGGAGGAGCTTGGTGACAAGGCTCGTTTCGCTGGCAAGAACTTCAGGAAGCCCATCTGA